The following proteins come from a genomic window of Populus alba chromosome 12, ASM523922v2, whole genome shotgun sequence:
- the LOC118044545 gene encoding mediator of RNA polymerase II transcription subunit 30 yields the protein MEGNSNPISPVTPQHSKTTQELAIEGQKHLEETIQAAYQILSSMNDELCNPTLWSTTSTSTSTVTSPITSSNAQNGDANAAVSDSTLELNGGGSGGGGVGNGALDEARFRYKNSVAALRDVLAAIPNSHKAKPFETSSPADQAEIEKLEERASNLRKELAKKNTYVKLLIDQLRELIADISTWQSPYSV from the exons atggaAGGCAACTCAAATCCCATATCACCAGTAACACCACAACACTCAAAAACAACACAAGAACTAGCCATAGAAGGCCAAAAACACTTGGAAGAAACAATCCAAGCTGCTTACCAGATCCTCTCTTCTATGAATGATGAGCTTTGCAACCCCACTTTATGGTCCACCACCTCCACCTCTACAAGCACTGTCACTTCCCCTATCACTTCTAGCAATGCCCAAAACGGTGATGCTAATGCTGCTGTCTCTGATTCCACTCTTGAATTGAATGGCGGTGGCTCTGGTGGTGGCGGGGTGGGTAATGGGGCTCTTGATGAAGCTCGGTTCCGGTACAAGAACTCGGTTGCTGCTCTTCGTGATGTTCTTGCGGCAATTCCTAATTCtcacaag GCAAAACCTTTTGAAACCAGTTCTCCGGCAGATCAAGCTGAGATTGAGAAGTTGGAAGAGCGAGCCTCCAACCTAAGAAAG gaACTTGCAAAGAAGAATACATATGTCAAGCTTCTCATAGATCAGTTACGAGAGCTCATTGCAGACATATCTACATGGCAGAGTCCTTATTCTGTCTGA
- the LOC118044544 gene encoding non-specific phospholipase C6 gives MGWLRTKPPSFSSIFLLFLTLSCVSTAQQPNPIKTIVVLVMENRSFDHMIGWMKKSINPAINGVSGTECNPVSTKNPGPQSICFSDDAEFVDPDPGHSFEAVEQQVFGNSSIPSMTGFVDQALTISQNLSETVMKGFRPEAVPVYATLVKEFAVFDRWFSSIPGPTQPNRLFVYSATSHGSTSHVKKQLASGYPQKTIFDSLHENGKSFGIYFQNIPTTLFYRNMRKLKYIFKFHQFNLKFKKDARNGKLPSLTVIEPSYFDLKGMPANDDHPSHDVANGQKFVKEVYEALRASPQWNETLLVITYDEHGGFYDHVKTPYVNIPSPDGNTGPAPSFFKFDRLGVRVPTIMVSPWIKKGTVISGPRGPAPNSEFEHSSIPATIKKMFNLSSNFLTHRDAWAGTFEGVVGGLSSPRTDCPVTLPDVAPLRRTEAKEDGSLSEFQSEVVQLAAVLNGDHFLSSFPDEMSKKMNVKEAHEYVEGSVTRFIRASKEAINLGADESAIVDMRSSLTTRSSVHN, from the exons ATGGGGTGGCTCAGAACTAAACCGCCTTCATTTTCCTCCATTTTCTTGCTGTTTCTCACACTTTCATGTGTTTCCACAGCCCAACAACCGAACCCCATCAAGACCATTGTGGTTTTGGTGATGGAAAACAGATCTTTTGATCACATGATTGGTTGGATGAAGAAATCTATCAATCCAGCAATCAATGGTGTTTCAGGGACAGAATGCAATCCTGTATCAACCAAGAATCCAGGCCCACAATCCATTTGTTTCTCAGATGATGCTGAGTTTGTGGATCCAGATCCTGGACACTCTTTTGAAGCTGTGGAACAACAGGTATTTGGCAATAGCTCTATTCCTTCGATGACTGGTTTTGTTGATCAAGCTCTGACTATATCACAGAACCTCTCTGAAACTGTCATGAAAGGCTTTAGGCCTGAAGCTGTGCCCGTTTATGCCACACTTGTAAAAGAATTTGCAGTCTTTGATAGGTGGTTTTCTTCAATCCCTGGCCCTACACAACCCAATAGGCTGTTTGTGTATTCTGCCACTTCTCACGGCTCAACAAGCCATGTTAAGAAGCAATTGGCTTCAGGGTACCCTCAAAAGACAATTTTTGATTCACTTCACGAGAATGGCAAGAGCTTTGGGATTTACTTTCAAAACATTCCAACAACTTTGTTCTATAGGAACATGAGGAAACTGAAGtatattttcaagtttcatCAGTTTAATTTGAAGTTCAAGAAAGATGCTAGAAATGGGAAGTTGCCAAGCTTAACTGTGATTGAACCAAGCTATTTTGATCTTAAAGGAATGCCTGCAAATGACGATCACCCGTCTCATGATGTTGCTAATGGTCAGAAGTTTGTCAAGGAGGTTTATGAGGCATTGAGAGCTAGTCCTCAATGGAATGAGACCCTTTTGGTCATTACTTATGATGAACATGGTGGATTTTATGACCATGTTAAGACTCCTTATGTTAATATTCCTAGCCCCGATGGGAACACTGGCCCTGCCCCGTCTTTCTTCAAGTTTGATAGGCTTGGAGTTCGTGTGCCGACAATTATGGTCTCTCCTTGGATCAAGAAAGGCACTG tGATAAGTGGCCCAAGGGGACCTGCTCCAAACTCAGAGTTTGAGCACTCCTCAATTCCTGCAACTATAAAGAAGATGTTCAACCTGTCCTCTAACTTCTTGACTCACAGAGATGCATGGGCTGGCACATTTGAAGGAGTTGTTGGGGGGTTGTCCTCTCCCAGAACTGACTGCCCAG TGACCTTGCCAGATGTAGCACCTTTGAGAAGAACAGAAGCAAAAGAAGATGGTTCACTGTCCGAATTCCAGAGTGAGGTGGTTCAACTAGCAGCTGTTCTTAACGGTGACCACTTCTTGAGCAGCTTCCCAGATGAGATGAGCAAGAAAATGAATGTCAAAGAGGCGCATGAATACGTGGAAGGTTCTGTTACAAGGTTCATCAGAGCTAGCAAAGAGGCTATCAATTTAGGAGCAGATGAATCTGCCATTGTAGATATGAGATCATCACTTACTACTAGATCTTCGGTTCACAATTAG
- the LOC118044673 gene encoding protein NUCLEAR FUSION DEFECTIVE 4 yields MTKERLHDRFKAFFNDRWLVFVCAMWIQSCAGIGYLFGSISPVIKSTMGYNQRQVAILGVAKDLGDSIGFVPGSLCEIFPIWAVSLIGVVQNFVGYGLVWLIVAQKVPAMPLWVLCVAIFVGTNGETYFNTVALVSCVQNFPKNRGPVVGILKGFAGLSGAILTQIYAMINSPNEASLIFMIAVGPSMVVIAIMFIVRPVRGHRQARSSDNSSFLFTYSVCLVLAAYLLGVLIVEDLVNLNQTLLTVLVAVLIILVLLPITIPVLLAFHSEPRHPAEENLLPETDKQESSKSELQIGGSFILSEIEDEKPSEMDLLQPTERHRRIAHLQAKLFQAAADGAVRIKRRKGPRRGEDFTLMQALIKADFLLMFFSLVLASGSGLTVIDNLGQICQSLGYNDTSIFVSMISIWNFLGRVGGGYFSEAIIRKYAYPRPVAMAVVQVVMAIALFYYAMGWPGEIYVLSIFIGLGYGAHWAIVPASASELFGLKSFGALYNFLTLSSPAGSLIFSGVIASGIYDHFARKQAGLQLLNSGSLPATHLEEEKSLSCVGLECYSLTCGIMSGLCIIAVILSLIVVRRTRSVYAQLYGNTLV; encoded by the exons ATGACGAAGGAACGTTTGCATGACAGATTCAAGGCCTTTTTTAATGACAGATGGCTGGTTTTTGTGTGTGCAATGTGGATTCAGTCATGTGCTGGGATTGGATACTTGTTTGGGAGTATATCACCAGTGATCAAGAGCACCATGGGGTACAACCAGAGGCAGGTGGCTATACTTGGTGTGGCTAAGGACCTGGGTGATAGTATTGGATTTGTGCCTGGCAGTTTATGTGAGATTTTTCCTATTTGGGCTGTTAGTCTTATTGGAGTTGTGCAAAACTTTGTCGGGTATGGCTTGGTTTGGCTCATTGTTGCGCAGAAAGTGCCTGCTATGCCTCTCTGGGTG CTCTGTGTTGCTATATTTGTGGGGACAAATGGCGAGACTTACTTCAATACAGTAGCTCTAGTATCATGTGTGCAGAACTTCCCCAAAAACCGGGGACCTGTTGTTGGGATACTGAAGGGATTTGCCGGGTTGAGTGGTGCAATTCTGACTCAGATTTATGCTATGATCAATTCCCCTAATGAAGCATCGCTGATTTTCATGATTGCAGTTGGACCATCCATGGTTGTAATTGCTATAATGTTCATTGTGAGACCTGTAAGAGGTCACAGACAAGCTAGGTCATCTGATAATTCAAGCTTCTTATTTACCTACAGTGTTTGCCTCGTTCTAGCAGCTTATTTATTGGGAGTCTTGATAGTCGAGGATCTAGTTAATCTGAATCAAACTTTGCTCACAGTACTTGTTGCTGTTCTGATCATTCTTGTATTGCTTCCTATCACAATTCCTGTTCTATTGGCTTTCCACTCGGAACCAAGACATCCAGCGGAGGAGAACCTTCTTCCTGAGACAGATAAACAAGAGTCCAGTAAATCTGAGCTGCAAATAGGTGGAAGTTTCATTCTAAGTGAGATTGAAGATGAGAAGCCTTCAGAAATGGACTTACTTCAACCAACAGAAAGACATAGACGAATTGCACATTTGCAAGCTAAACTTTTTCAAGCAGCTGCAGACGGAGCAGTGAGgatcaagagaagaaaaggtCCGCGCCGAGGAGAGGATTTCACATTAATGCAGGCATTAATAAAGGCAGATTTTTTGCTCATGTTTTTCTCCCTTGTACTGGCTTCTGGTTCAGGTTTGACGGTTATTGATAATCTGGGACAGATTTGTCAATCTCTGGGGTATAATGATACAAGTATCTTTGTTTCTATGATTAGCATTTGGAACTTTCTTGGCCGTGTTGGTGGTGGTTACTTCTCAGAAGCTATCATTAG AAAATATGCCTACCCAAGGCCAGTGGCCATGGCTGTGGTTCAGGTTGTCATGGCAATTGCACTCTTCTACTATGCTATGGGCTGGCCTGgagaaatttatgttttaagcaTTTTTATAGGGCTTGGTTATGGTGCCCATTGGGCAATTGTTCCTGCCTCTGCCTCTGAGCTTTTTGGCTTAAAGAGTTTTGGTGCACTGTATAATTTTCTTACACTCTCAAGCCCTGCTGGTTCTCTTATATTCTCTGGTGTCATTGCCAGTGGTATATATGACCACTTTGCAAGGAAACAAGCTGGCCTCCAACTGCTAAATTCTGGATCATTGCCTGCTACACATCTTGAGGAGGAGAAATCACTTTCTTGTGTCGGCCTCGAATGTTATTCTCTCACTTGTGGGATCATGTCAGGTCTTTGCATTATTGCAGTGATCCTGAGTTTGATTGTGGTTCGTCGGACTAGGAGTGTGTATGCTCAGCTCTATGGGAATACTCTTGTTTGA
- the LOC118044693 gene encoding FBD-associated F-box protein At4g10400 → MEESKGRIQYVYQRKRCGRDDATDMDMGIRVDASDRISRLPDHVLHHILSYLSIRAVVRLSVLSKTWHRISTSFPVSDFSEDVLLLRKRYEIQDWKNKFIDFVQDSLLAQHHHNTRSHKFRLSMDLDSYDPQLTSRADHLLELATKCGVYEFDLNFQNISHYCLPQALLSAEEITVLRLNGNYKLSLPRDAINWPSLRVLSLMNVRVDEAILQNLICGCPLIEKLALVYCYGVKSIRISGCVKLKEVEVNEGDSVLERIQIHVPSLRTFCYTTGLVKSFFHIDMTGCRNLEVLKFKFYNITEVIGQVFQDLIAQFPALKVLALNCYATSVSRIKISNPQLEKLQLWSSALTKVTITSPSLHSFKHFIYGFPSAFSLDQSSLQKATIHVHKGALYSSDFLQLREYLGNFNQIRRLTLRINYVGIRFIPGSLNNISIPALPDIKHLKLKICPSTVASGSLANLKDYRDIVDGLLWVCHPETILLISGWSSENVFIQILCEKLMQGGEKQHCCTSSHIKCWRHDLKDIQIEHLQRNGEAKAFTCGTLLESLPNLARGQKIRFIFNW, encoded by the coding sequence ATGGAAGAGTCTAAAGGAAGAATTCAGTATGTCTACCAAAGGAAACGATGTGGAAGAGATGATGCCACCGATATGGACATGGGAATCAGAGTTGATGCCTCTGATAGGATCTCTCGACTGCCTGATCACGTTCTGCACCACATCCTCTCCTACCTCTCAATTAGAGCTGTGGTTCGTCTCAGTGTCTTGTCCAAAACATGGCACCGAATCTCGACATCGTTCCCGGTTTCTGATTTTTCAGAAGACGTGCTCCTTCTCAGAAAGCGTTATGAAATCCAagattggaaaaataaattcattgacTTTGTGCAAGATTCTTTGCTTGCACAGCACCACCACAACACAAGATCACACAAGTTCAGACTATCTATGGACCTGGATTCTTATGATCCTCAACTCACTTCTCGTGCTGATCACTTGTTGGAACTGGCTACTAAGTGTGGTGTTTACGAGTTTGATCTCAACTTCCAAAATATATCTCATTATTGTTTGCCCCAAGCCCTCCTCTCTGCCGAAGAAATAACCGTCCTTAGGTTAAACGGAAATTATAAGCTCTCCCTCCCTCGTGATGCCATAAACTGGCCCTCTCTACGTGTTCTTTCTCTGATGAATGTTCGTGTTGATGAGGCCATTCTTCAGAATCTCATCTGCGGTTGCCCTCTGATTGAAAAACTTGCTTTAGTTTATTGTTATGGTGTCAAAAGCATTCGTATTTCAGGATGTGTAAAACTCAAGGAGGTTGAGGTGAATGAAGGCGACAGTGTTCTTGAAAGAATTCAGATTCATGTACCAAGTCTTCGAACCTTTTGCTACACAACTGGTTTGGTTAAAAGTTTCTTCCACATCGACATGACTGGTTGCAGGAATCTGGAGGTACTaaagtttaagttttataaCATAACAGAAGTAATTGGACAAGTATTTCAGGATCTTATTGCACAATTTCCTGCCCTTAAAGTCTTGGCCTTGAATTGTTATGCTACTTCTGTTAGTAGGATCAAAATTTCGAATCCACAGCTCGAGAAGTTACAACTATGGTCCTCAGCTCTAACTAAAGTCACCATCACCAGTCCAAGCTTACATTCATTCAAACATTTTATCTATGGATTTCCATCTGCGTTTTCACTCGACCAATCAAGTCTACAGAAAGCTACCATTCACGTTCACAAAGGCGCTCTCTATTCTTCTGATTTCCTCCAACTTAGGGAATATCTTGGAAATTTCAACCAAATCAGACGTCTCACATTGCGCATAAACTATGTAGGCATCAGATTTATCCCTGGATCATTAAATAACATCTCCATTCCAGCTTTGCCTGATATCAAGCACTTGAAGCTTAAAATCTGTCCATCTACTGTAGCTAGTGGGAGTCTTGCCAACCTGAAAGATTACAGAGATATTGTTGATGGCTTACTTTGGGTTTGCCATCCAGAGACTATACTGCTCATATCAGGCTGGAGTTCTGAAAATGTATTTATCCAGATTCTTTGCGAAAAACTAATGCAGGGAGGAGAAAAACAACATTGTTGCACATCTTCCCATATCAAATGCTGGCGGCACGACTTGAAAGACATTCAAATCGAGCACTTGCAACGAAATGGAGAGGCAAAGGCTTTTACATGTGGTACTTTGTTAGAATCACTACCAAATCTTGCTCGAGGGCAAAAGATTAGATTCATTTTCAATTGGTGA